A DNA window from Streptomyces canus contains the following coding sequences:
- a CDS encoding acetoin utilization protein AcuC: protein MSGRAQLMWDEAVTGYDFGPDHPMDPVRLDLTRRLVDAFGLDRDVEVVSAKAAGESTLRLVHREDYVEAVKAASVDPGAADQSYGLGTMDDPAFPRMHEVSALIAGQSVGAAEAVWRGQALHAVNFAGGLHHAMPGGASGFCIYNDASLAIARLLELGAERVAYVDVDVHHGDGVQAAFWEDPRVLTISLHEHPRTLFPQTGWPEETGADSAEGSAVNVALPAGTGDAGWLRAFHAVVPELIADFRPDVLVTQHGADTHFEDPLAHLAVSLDAQRAVQVACHELAHEYAGGKWIALGGGGYAVVDVVPRSWTHLVGIAAGRPVDPEAMIPEGWRQEVFARTRQLAPARMTDGRWPVAYAGWDAGYDPADRLDQAVLATRRAVFPLRGLLA from the coding sequence ATGAGCGGCCGCGCACAGCTGATGTGGGACGAGGCAGTAACGGGCTATGACTTCGGTCCGGACCATCCGATGGATCCGGTCCGGCTCGATCTGACCCGGCGACTGGTGGATGCCTTCGGACTGGACCGGGACGTGGAGGTCGTGTCGGCGAAGGCGGCGGGCGAGTCGACGTTGCGGCTCGTGCACCGCGAGGACTACGTCGAGGCCGTGAAGGCGGCTTCCGTGGACCCTGGGGCGGCCGACCAGTCGTACGGGCTGGGGACGATGGACGATCCGGCCTTCCCGCGGATGCACGAGGTGTCCGCGCTGATCGCCGGGCAGTCGGTGGGGGCGGCGGAGGCCGTGTGGCGGGGGCAGGCGCTGCATGCGGTGAACTTCGCGGGTGGGCTGCATCACGCGATGCCCGGCGGTGCCTCGGGATTCTGCATCTACAACGACGCCTCGCTCGCCATCGCGCGGCTCCTGGAGCTGGGCGCCGAGCGGGTCGCCTATGTGGACGTCGACGTGCATCACGGCGACGGGGTGCAGGCGGCGTTCTGGGAGGATCCCCGGGTTCTGACGATCTCGTTGCACGAGCATCCTCGGACGCTGTTTCCGCAGACCGGGTGGCCGGAGGAGACCGGGGCGGACTCGGCCGAGGGCAGCGCGGTGAATGTGGCGTTGCCGGCGGGGACGGGGGACGCGGGGTGGTTGCGGGCTTTCCACGCGGTGGTGCCGGAGCTGATTGCCGACTTCCGGCCCGATGTGCTGGTGACGCAGCACGGGGCCGATACGCACTTCGAGGATCCGCTGGCTCATCTCGCGGTGTCGTTGGATGCGCAGCGGGCTGTGCAGGTGGCGTGTCATGAGCTGGCGCACGAGTACGCCGGGGGGAAGTGGATCGCGCTCGGGGGCGGAGGGTACGCCGTGGTGGATGTCGTGCCCCGGTCCTGGACGCATCTGGTGGGGATCGCTGCGGGGCGGCCGGTCGATCCCGAGGCGATGATTCCCGAGGGGTGGCGGCAGGAAGTGTTCGCCCGGACCCGGCAGTTGGCGCCGGCGCGGATGACGGACGGCCGGTGGCCGGTGGCCTATGCGGGGTGGGATGCGGGGTACGACCCTGCGGATCGGCTGGATCAGGCTGTGCTGGCTACCCGGCGGGCGGTGTTTCCGTTGCGGGGGTTGCTGGCGTAG
- a CDS encoding 30S ribosomal protein bS22 gives MGSVIKKRRKRMAKKKHRKLLKRTRVQRRNKK, from the coding sequence GTGGGCTCTGTTATCAAGAAGCGGCGCAAGCGGATGGCCAAGAAGAAGCACCGCAAGCTGCTCAAGCGCACGCGCGTTCAGCGTCGCAACAAGAAGTAG
- a CDS encoding HAD family hydrolase, giving the protein MRYDLVIFDNDGVLVDSEPISNRHLAAYLTELGHPTSYEDSIRDYMGSAMHRIHDLVLEQTGRRLPEDFDDVFHARVFAAFERELQPVADVAGVLEKLAADGVPYCVASSGSHERIRVGHRATGLDRWFADERIFSSQDVGRGKPAPDLFLYAAERMGVEPGRCVVIEDSPLGVQAAVAAGMDVYGFTAMTPAAKLEGGTQLFSDMGELADLLV; this is encoded by the coding sequence ATGCGCTACGACCTCGTCATCTTCGACAACGACGGTGTTCTCGTCGACAGTGAGCCGATTTCCAATCGGCATCTCGCCGCGTATCTGACGGAGCTCGGGCACCCGACCTCCTACGAGGACTCCATCCGCGACTACATGGGCTCCGCCATGCACCGCATCCACGACCTCGTCCTGGAACAGACCGGGCGGCGGCTGCCGGAGGACTTCGACGACGTCTTCCATGCGCGGGTGTTCGCCGCGTTCGAGCGGGAGTTGCAGCCCGTGGCCGACGTGGCGGGCGTACTGGAGAAGCTGGCGGCGGACGGGGTGCCGTACTGCGTCGCGTCCTCCGGGAGTCATGAGCGGATCCGGGTGGGGCATCGGGCGACCGGGCTCGACCGGTGGTTCGCGGACGAGCGGATCTTCAGTTCGCAGGATGTGGGGCGAGGGAAGCCGGCGCCTGATCTGTTCCTGTACGCCGCCGAGCGGATGGGGGTCGAGCCCGGGCGGTGTGTAGTGATTGAGGACAGTCCGCTGGGCGTACAGGCGGCTGTCGCGGCCGGGATGGACGTGTACGGCTTCACCGCCATGACGCCTGCCGCCAAGCTCGAGGGGGGCACTCAACTCTTCTCCGACATGGGTGAGTTGGCGGACCTGCTCGTCTGA
- a CDS encoding VC0807 family protein, giving the protein MTTKTNSKRANLAPLIVDVAVPIGAYYLLKDGLGTSTLMALGLSSVVPAVRTGWSVVKERAVNGLAALILVVNVMGLLLSFVAGDPRLMLAKDSGVSSVIGIGVLVSVALGRPMMTAGMKPWLVKGIAEREAAWGRLQDTSADFRRAERRFSVVWGVVLLTECVLRVVGAYTLPVDTMVWLGSVVMVVSMAVAFLVSGAIGAGPMARMLIAETKTCAPVRSEVALAR; this is encoded by the coding sequence ATGACGACGAAGACGAACTCGAAGCGCGCGAACCTGGCTCCTCTGATCGTGGACGTGGCTGTGCCGATCGGGGCGTACTACCTGCTCAAGGACGGACTCGGGACGAGCACGTTGATGGCGCTGGGCCTCAGCAGTGTCGTCCCGGCCGTGCGGACCGGCTGGAGCGTGGTGAAGGAGCGAGCGGTCAACGGTCTCGCCGCGCTCATCCTCGTCGTCAACGTCATGGGGCTGCTGCTCAGCTTCGTGGCCGGCGACCCGCGGCTGATGCTCGCCAAGGACAGCGGGGTCAGCAGTGTGATCGGCATCGGCGTTCTCGTCTCCGTCGCGCTGGGGAGGCCGATGATGACCGCGGGCATGAAACCCTGGCTCGTGAAGGGGATCGCGGAGCGGGAGGCCGCCTGGGGACGGCTCCAGGACACGTCGGCGGACTTCCGGCGGGCCGAGCGGCGGTTCTCCGTGGTGTGGGGGGTCGTACTGCTGACGGAGTGCGTGCTGCGGGTCGTGGGGGCGTACACGCTGCCGGTGGACACGATGGTGTGGCTCGGGTCCGTGGTCATGGTCGTGTCGATGGCGGTGGCCTTCCTGGTCAGCGGGGCCATCGGGGCCGGACCCATGGCCCGGATGCTGATCGCTGAGACGAAGACCTGTGCCCCCGTGAGGTCCGAGGTCGCCCTCGCCCGATAA
- a CDS encoding NAD-dependent epimerase/dehydratase family protein, with protein MGKVVLVTGVARQLGGRFVRRIQRDPQVDRVIAVDAVAPEHHLGGADFVQADIRQPGIARVLAETAADTVVHLDVTAMALGSGSRTTVKETNVIGTMQLLGACQKSPNVKRLVVKSSTNVYGSAPRDPAVFTETTPPKSLPSGGFAKDTVEVEGYVRGFARRRPDVAVCVLRFANILGPTADTPLASYFALPVLPTVFGYDPRLQFVHEDDVIEVLRIASHEPERGTLNSGTFNVAGDGVLLLSQCSRRLGRPTVPLLLPAVTWAGSLVRTLGMTDFSPEQIRLLTHGRVVSTVQMRETLGFRPKYTTAETFADFASSQGPGLLPPEALAGAVDRIAALPLAGGHPPTQSAN; from the coding sequence TTGGGAAAGGTCGTGCTCGTGACCGGAGTGGCCCGACAGCTGGGGGGCCGGTTCGTACGACGCATCCAGCGTGACCCGCAAGTGGACCGGGTGATCGCCGTGGACGCGGTGGCGCCGGAGCACCATCTGGGCGGGGCCGACTTCGTCCAGGCGGACATCAGGCAGCCCGGCATCGCGCGGGTACTGGCCGAGACGGCCGCCGACACCGTCGTACACCTGGATGTGACGGCGATGGCGCTCGGCAGCGGGAGCCGGACCACGGTCAAGGAGACCAACGTCATCGGCACCATGCAGCTGCTCGGGGCCTGTCAGAAGTCGCCGAACGTCAAGCGGCTCGTGGTGAAGTCCAGTACGAACGTGTACGGCTCGGCGCCGCGGGATCCCGCCGTGTTCACGGAGACCACCCCGCCCAAGTCCCTGCCGTCCGGCGGCTTCGCCAAGGACACGGTCGAGGTCGAGGGGTATGTGCGGGGCTTTGCGCGGCGGCGCCCTGACGTGGCCGTGTGCGTGCTGAGGTTCGCCAACATCCTGGGGCCGACGGCGGACACCCCGCTCGCCTCGTACTTTGCGCTGCCGGTGCTGCCGACCGTGTTCGGGTACGACCCCCGGTTGCAGTTCGTGCACGAGGACGATGTGATCGAGGTGCTCAGGATCGCCTCGCACGAACCGGAGCGGGGCACGCTCAACAGCGGCACCTTCAACGTCGCGGGCGACGGTGTCCTGTTGCTGTCGCAGTGTTCCCGGCGGCTCGGGAGGCCCACCGTGCCCCTGCTGCTGCCGGCGGTCACCTGGGCCGGGTCGCTGGTGCGGACGCTCGGCATGACGGACTTCTCGCCCGAGCAGATCCGGCTGCTCACCCACGGCCGGGTCGTGTCGACGGTCCAGATGCGTGAGACGCTCGGATTCCGGCCGAAGTACACGACGGCGGAGACCTTCGCGGACTTCGCGAGCAGCCAGGGACCCGGGCTGCTGCCGCCGGAGGCCCTCGCGGGGGCCGTCGACAGGATCGCCGCGCTGCCCCTCGCGGGTGGCCACCCCCCGACGCAGAGCGCCAACTGA
- a CDS encoding MFS transporter: MTDVLRRGRASLAFSFFAQGVAFALLVTRIPAIQDRYGVSDALLPAFLAAVPILAGVGSVSTEHLVKRIRPSRLLRFAQPVVLLALLGVGAGDSTVELGVSLAAFGLAVGMLDASMNMLGVSLQRAYGRSIMLSFHAVFSLGGIAGASLAWVGAHWHLALFVSYLPVVVALLPLCLVGSRWYVDGDATVVEEKPQGGETVVFKLLLPLCLVMTFAYIGDSTVSNWSAKYLQDVLGSSEQLATVPYNVYMVTTLIGRTIGDLGVRRFGAATVVRLGSLVAAGGFAVVAVAPGPWVGMLGFTLLGLGLCVLVPQTFAAAGRLFPGASDAAVARLNVFNYVGFLVGSPLVGALGDAWSYRGAMLVPMVLVLVTLVYAKSFEAQPDRYGGGHERPRTADVGRGSNGL; the protein is encoded by the coding sequence ATGACAGATGTGCTGCGGCGCGGTAGGGCCTCGCTGGCGTTCAGCTTCTTCGCGCAAGGTGTCGCCTTTGCTCTGCTGGTGACGCGGATCCCCGCGATCCAGGACCGGTACGGCGTCTCCGACGCGCTGCTGCCCGCCTTCCTGGCCGCCGTGCCGATCCTCGCCGGCGTCGGGAGCGTCTCGACCGAGCACCTGGTGAAGCGGATCCGGCCCAGTCGGCTGCTGCGATTCGCCCAGCCCGTCGTGCTCCTGGCGCTGCTCGGGGTGGGGGCCGGGGACTCGACGGTCGAGCTGGGCGTCTCGCTCGCCGCCTTCGGGCTCGCCGTGGGCATGCTCGACGCGTCCATGAACATGCTCGGGGTGAGCCTGCAGCGGGCGTACGGGCGCAGCATCATGCTGAGCTTCCACGCGGTGTTCAGTCTCGGCGGGATCGCCGGGGCCTCGCTCGCCTGGGTGGGGGCGCACTGGCATCTCGCGCTGTTCGTGTCCTATCTGCCGGTCGTGGTCGCGCTGCTGCCGCTGTGCCTGGTGGGGAGTCGGTGGTATGTCGACGGGGACGCCACCGTCGTGGAGGAGAAGCCGCAGGGCGGGGAGACGGTGGTCTTCAAGCTGCTGCTGCCGCTGTGTCTGGTGATGACCTTCGCGTATATCGGGGACTCCACCGTCTCCAACTGGAGTGCGAAGTATCTGCAGGATGTGCTGGGGAGCTCGGAGCAGCTGGCCACCGTGCCGTACAACGTGTACATGGTGACCACCCTGATCGGGCGGACCATCGGGGACTTGGGGGTGCGGCGGTTCGGGGCCGCGACGGTCGTACGGCTGGGGTCGTTGGTGGCCGCCGGGGGGTTCGCGGTGGTGGCCGTGGCGCCCGGACCGTGGGTCGGGATGCTCGGGTTCACGCTGCTGGGGCTGGGGTTGTGTGTGCTGGTGCCGCAGACCTTCGCGGCGGCAGGGCGGTTGTTCCCGGGGGCCTCGGATGCTGCGGTCGCTCGGCTCAATGTCTTCAACTACGTGGGGTTTCTGGTCGGTTCGCCGTTGGTGGGGGCCTTGGGGGACGCGTGGAGCTATCGCGGGGCCATGCTTGTGCCGATGGTGTTGGTGCTGGTGACGCTGGTGTACGCCAAGTCGTTCGAGGCTCAACCGGACCGATACGGTGGCGGGCATGAGCGGCCGCGCACAGCTGATGTGGGACGAGGCAGTAACGGGCTATGA
- a CDS encoding helix-turn-helix domain-containing protein has product MAAEQRPLSEVQFLTVAEVASVMRVSKMTVYRLVHSGHLPAIRVGRSFRVPENAVHEYLRESYVGVETA; this is encoded by the coding sequence ATGGCTGCTGAACAGAGGCCTCTGAGCGAGGTTCAGTTCCTTACCGTGGCGGAAGTCGCCTCGGTGATGCGAGTGTCGAAGATGACCGTGTACCGGCTGGTGCACAGCGGTCATCTGCCCGCGATCAGGGTGGGGCGGTCCTTCCGTGTCCCCGAGAACGCGGTTCACGAGTACCTCCGCGAGAGCTATGTGGGGGTGGAGACGGCCTGA
- a CDS encoding lysophospholipid acyltransferase family protein has translation MADAKVIPFDDDRSRAGAVQRPARRRGAGSRRKGSEPALVREVQPLPSRASAQDDVPVTREEEPPQQANDEGGLERRIAGGLSFLRRRLTGDYEVDDFGYDEELTDQVLMSLLRPVYEKYFRVEVKGVENIPAEGGALIVANHSGTLPLDGLMMQVAVHDHHPANRHLRLLAADLVFMLPVVNELARKAGHTLACAEDAERLLGRGELVGVMPEGFKGIGKPFSERYKLQRFGRGGFVSTALRQRTPIIPCSIVGAEEIYPMIGNAKTLARLLGFPYFPLTPTFPWLGPLGAVPLPTKWTIQFGEPILTDGYPPEAAEDPMLMFNLTDQVREQIQHTLYKLLVQRRSVFF, from the coding sequence ATGGCGGACGCCAAGGTCATTCCGTTCGACGACGACCGGTCCCGTGCAGGCGCCGTACAGCGGCCGGCGCGGCGCCGTGGCGCGGGGAGCCGGCGCAAGGGCTCCGAGCCCGCGCTGGTCCGTGAGGTCCAGCCTCTGCCCAGCAGGGCCTCCGCGCAGGATGATGTTCCTGTGACGCGTGAGGAAGAGCCGCCGCAGCAGGCGAACGACGAGGGCGGCCTGGAGCGGCGGATCGCCGGAGGCCTCAGCTTCCTGCGCCGCCGGCTCACCGGGGACTACGAGGTCGACGACTTCGGCTACGACGAGGAACTCACCGACCAGGTCCTGATGTCCCTGCTGCGGCCGGTGTACGAGAAGTACTTCCGGGTCGAGGTGAAGGGCGTCGAGAACATCCCGGCGGAGGGTGGCGCGCTGATCGTCGCCAACCACTCCGGGACGCTGCCGCTGGACGGCCTGATGATGCAGGTCGCCGTCCACGACCACCACCCCGCGAACCGGCACCTGCGGTTGCTGGCGGCGGACCTGGTGTTCATGCTGCCGGTGGTCAACGAACTCGCCCGCAAGGCCGGTCACACCCTCGCCTGCGCGGAAGACGCCGAGCGGCTGCTGGGGCGCGGTGAACTGGTCGGTGTGATGCCGGAGGGCTTCAAGGGCATCGGCAAGCCGTTCAGCGAGCGCTACAAGCTCCAGCGCTTCGGCCGGGGTGGGTTCGTCTCCACGGCCCTGCGCCAGCGCACCCCGATCATTCCGTGCTCGATCGTGGGAGCGGAGGAGATCTACCCGATGATCGGCAACGCGAAGACGCTGGCCCGCCTGCTGGGATTCCCGTATTTCCCGCTCACCCCGACCTTTCCCTGGCTGGGTCCCCTGGGTGCGGTTCCGCTGCCGACGAAGTGGACGATCCAGTTCGGCGAGCCGATCCTCACGGACGGCTATCCGCCGGAGGCCGCCGAGGACCCGATGCTGATGTTCAACCTGACCGACCAGGTCAGGGAACAGATCCAGCACACGCTGTACAAGTTGCTGGTGCAGCGGCGGTCGGTGTTCTTCTGA
- a CDS encoding phosphatase: MLSTGALRAHLLAARLAGPVATSREESLRSYRLFAARDPRVLIGIDPEWSWNERDLIGLMADKCGVSGDPRHTSGHDVIDPERTLVALDAFAERLEAVAQRKGAVLLGTGHPHRLLGFYAAIADALSAAGCTVLTPAHGRCVDITTRFGLRTYNLDYVRGVALVREPDAKSSGGETGAHSHSPLPVRTVLAAAAESGGPLPELVVGDHGWVCGAGQLGFEAIGLADTDDPALFVGEAEGAVSVVVPLDDAVRSDYYLPLTRYVLNRACLSQ; encoded by the coding sequence GTGTTGAGCACCGGTGCCCTCCGCGCCCATCTGCTGGCCGCTCGTCTGGCCGGGCCCGTGGCCACCTCCCGGGAGGAGAGTCTGCGGAGTTATCGATTGTTCGCGGCTCGGGATCCAAGGGTGCTGATCGGGATCGATCCCGAGTGGTCGTGGAACGAGCGGGATTTGATCGGTCTCATGGCCGACAAGTGCGGAGTTTCGGGCGATCCGCGGCACACAAGTGGCCATGATGTGATTGACCCTGAGCGAACCCTCGTCGCGCTCGACGCCTTCGCGGAGCGGCTCGAGGCAGTTGCGCAGCGCAAGGGGGCCGTGCTCCTAGGCACCGGCCATCCGCACCGACTGCTCGGCTTCTACGCCGCCATCGCGGACGCCCTCTCGGCGGCGGGATGTACCGTCCTCACCCCTGCGCATGGTCGCTGTGTCGACATAACGACCCGGTTCGGTCTACGCACGTACAACCTTGACTACGTACGAGGAGTCGCGCTCGTGCGGGAACCGGACGCGAAGAGCTCCGGTGGTGAGACCGGCGCACACTCGCACTCGCCGCTCCCGGTTCGTACCGTGCTGGCGGCCGCGGCGGAGAGCGGCGGCCCGCTTCCCGAGCTCGTGGTCGGGGACCATGGATGGGTCTGCGGAGCAGGTCAGCTGGGGTTTGAGGCCATTGGGCTCGCGGATACGGATGACCCCGCGCTCTTTGTGGGGGAGGCAGAGGGGGCCGTGTCCGTCGTCGTTCCACTTGATGACGCCGTGCGGTCTGATTACTACCTGCCGCTGACCCGCTACGTACTCAATCGAGCGTGTCTGTCACAGTAG